The DNA window atatatatatatatatatgttttttttttttttttataggGAATTGTTTTGCCTTGAACATGGAATTCAACCGGATGGGCAGATGCCCAGTGACCAGGTCGTTGCTGGTGGGGATGATGCctttaatacatttttctCAGAAACGGGAGCTGGAAAacatgtaataataaaatatatatatatatatatatatatatatatatatatatatatatatatatatatttatttatttatttacttaCATATGTGTGTTTCTTTTTCGCGTTATTCATTTTAGGTACCACGTTGTGTGTTCGTTGATTTAGAACCCACTGTCGTTGACGAAGTTCGAACAGGAACGTATCGTCAGCTGTTTCACCCTGAACAACTAATATCAGGAAAAGAGGATGCAGCAAATAATTTCGCAAGGGGACACTATACCATAGGAAAAGAAATTGTTGATGTATGTTTGGATAGGGTTCGAAAGCTAGCTGATAATTGCACTGGATTACAAGGATTTTTGATGTTTAATGCAGTAGGTGGAGGTACAGGTAGTGGTCTTGGttgtttattattagaaAGGTTGGCTATAGATTATGGAAAGAAAtcaaaattaaatttttgtTCGTGGCCATCTCCTCAAGTATCGACAGCTGTGGTAGAACCTTATAATTCTGTATTATCAACACATTCCTTGTTAGAACATACAGATGTAGCAATTATGCTCGATAACGAAGcaatatatgatatatgtAAGAAAAATTTAGATATAGAAAGGCCAACTTATACCAACTTGAATAGATTGATTGCTCAAGTTATATCTTCATTAACAGCATCTTTAAGATTTGATGGTGCTTTGAATGTTGATGTAACAGAATTTCAGACTAATTTAGTACCATATCCTAGAATTCACTTTATGTTATCATCATATGCTCCAATCATAAGTGCTGAGAAGGCATATCACGAGCAATTGTCTGTTTCAGAAATAACGAATTCTGCCTTTGAGCCTGCATCTATGATGGCAAAGTGTGATCCCAGACATGGAAAATATATGGCTTGTTGTTTAATGTATAGAGGAGATGTAGTACCAAAGGATGTTAATGCTGCCGTTGCAACTATTAAGACAAAGAGATCTATACAATTTGTTGATTGGTGTCCTACGGGATTTAAATGTGGAATCAATTATCAGCCCCCTACCGTGGTGCCAGGAGGAGATTTAGCAAAAGTTATGAGAGCTGTTTGCATGATCAGCAACTCAACAGCAATAGCTGAAGTATTCTCAAGAATGGACCAAAAATTTGATTTGATGTATGCGAAAAGGGCTTTTGTTCATTGGTATGTAGGGGAAGGTATGGAAGAAGGAGAATTTAGTGAAGCTAGAGAGGATTTGGCTGCCTTAGAAAAAGATTATGAAGAGGTAGGAATAGAATCGAACGATGGCGAGGGAGAAGATGAGGGATATGAAtgaacataaatataaataaatacatacatatatatataataatatatatatatatatatatatatatatatatatatatatatatatatgtatatctacttatacataattattttttttttttttatctcATACGACATATATTCccaaaatattatatatatgttcataataaatatatggaaCATATATATCCTCTTATcatattgtatatttattctttgtaaaaaataaaaaaaaatatacaagaatattaatatttttttctatgTATTTACACCTTCATTAGTTTAATATTcaagaaaaataatacttactagaaataaaatatatatatatatatatatatatatatatatatatgtatgtatgtatgtatgtatgtatgtatgtatatgtgTATGTACCCATTAATTAGTAAGTAGTAATTCGTTATGcaatttatttattatatatatatatatatatagtatcAAATTGAATATACGACAATTCGTACGTACATTcttgaaaaaataaatgtatagatataatattattttttttatacaaatttatatttgtagaatatatatttttttccctttattattatgcattatataataatatatacatgataatatacatacatatatatatatatatatatatatatattatatatatatatatatgtatgtatgtatatgtatgtCGTGTGATaatttatctttatatgctaataatacattacacatataaatatttttttatatctatatatattttttttctatacgacaataatttatgtaaatattaaGTTACATATTAAAGTTCGATTTGATAAATTTATggtaatttttttattttattatatatctatttttccaatgtataaaaaatatatgaaatatactatatgttttataatatgaGCACACATAAGATTTTTAgtgttatataaatgtagaagtaatattaatatagtataagaagaaaagaatatttttttttttttttttttttttttttgttct is part of the Plasmodium reichenowi strain SY57 chromosome 4, whole genome shotgun sequence genome and encodes:
- a CDS encoding alpha tubulin 2 (part of same gene as PRSY57_0419500A~gap found within coding sequence), which encodes ELFCLEHGIQPDGQMPSDQVVAGGDDAFNTFFSETGAGKHVPRCVFVDLEPTVVDEVRTGTYRQLFHPEQLISGKEDAANNFARGHYTIGKEIVDVCLDRVRKLADNCTGLQGFLMFNAVGGGTGSGLGCLLLERLAIDYGKKSKLNFCSWPSPQVSTAVVEPYNSVLSTHSLLEHTDVAIMLDNEAIYDICKKNLDIERPTYTNLNRLIAQVISSLTASLRFDGALNVDVTEFQTNLVPYPRIHFMLSSYAPIISAEKAYHEQLSVSEITNSAFEPASMMAKCDPRHGKYMACCLMYRGDVVPKDVNAAVATIKTKRSIQFVDWCPTGFKCGINYQPPTVVPGGDLAKVMRAVCMISNSTAIAEVFSRMDQKFDLMYAKRAFVHWYVGEGMEEGEFSEAREDLAALEKDYEEVGIESNDGEGEDEGYE